CAAGTTTCCCAAATTTTATGGGTTCTTTGAGTCCCTTGATTCGATGGTTTTGCATTGCATCGCTGAAAATTTATGCATACGATATATTATAGTAGGAGTATTTGTTAATGCAAAACTTTCTCTATGTCATTGTTTTCAATCAGTTCTCTCCTGGAGCATGCCTGGcctcaaatgatgaattgaaAACTGCATGCCGGGCTGAGAGCCGAACGTGGTATATAAAAGGTTGCCCCAGCAAAGTCGGATTTCTAGCCGTTGTTTTACTGGGATTGTATATTATAATGTACGCACCAGGAATGGGAACCGTTCCATGGATTGTTAACTCAGAAATTTACCCCTTGAGATACAGAGGCATTGGTGGAGGAATTGCTGCAGTTGCAAACTGGACTTCAAATCTTATAGTGAGCGAGACTTTCTTAACCTTAACTGAGGCTCTTGGCTCAGCTGGCACATTTCTTCTTTTTGCGGGGTTTTCCTTCATTGGTCTGGTGTTCATCTTCTTCCTTGTGCCCGAAACAAAAGGACTACAATTTGAGGAGGTGGAGAAGATGCTAGAGAATGGATTTACACCCTGTAGTTGTTCCAAGAACGGAGGTGGTTCCAAGGATGAGGGTTCTGCTTAATGCTTGAATCAGCTATCTTAGATCAGAAAATATATTCATCTCAAAAGTGTTCATAATGATAGCAACATGTAATCCTCGAGATGTTACTGGAATTAGCTTTCATTTTGATTCTGTGTGTGGACTTTGTAAGGTAGCATCGCTTCATTACCAACTTACTACCCTCATAGTCAATTAGCAAAGATAAGTACATCGCCTGCTGCTGCTTCTATTGATAACTTGTTTCTTCCTCATCATCCTTGCTTGAAAGTGTTTTTTGATCGAATACATCTGCACAGAACGGTTTGATTGCACCACATTGGGTCCAAAAAACAGATGCCACCAGGGATCAAAGCGGAACGAAGGCAGTGTGTATACTTGCAACTACTAACTACAATGAAGTTTCCGGACTGCTAATTATGACACAAAGGCCATCTTCTTCCTTGGTTCTTAAGCTGATGGGAGACAAAGCCGCACCTTAAAATTTACTCATTCTCGTCGAATTTAATGACTCAAAACACGACCCCGCGCTCTCGCATCAACCATATTAAGCGCACAAAAACTATTGCACCAGGTTAGTCTGGTTTTCCGTCTTGAAGGGTTGAATGAGAGAGAGGCAACTACAAGCCAGTTTTGAGCGCAATTGTTTGTTTGCTAAGTTTGAAGTGCGATTTGCATGGGACAATGGGAAAAGGGGAACAAGAATCGATGATCGATCATCTAATATCCAGAACAACCATGACAGGTATCACTACTGTGTTCCCAGAGTTCATATTTGTAGTTCACAAAAAAGGTCTCTTAGCCAACCTGTTTCCATAAACCGTCGGAAAATTCAGAGAATAACTTCAGCTCCTGAAAATTCACATGTGCTATGCTGGTTGAATGCAGCAAGAATAAAGGGTATTCCAAAAATTCCTATTCAGAGTTCGTCTTGAGATGGTACGCATCAccaaaaatgataatatgagAGGCTAACGTTTTCAACTAATGACTAGCACTGCAATTTAGTTGGCAAGCAAGCTCACGAGGACATCTTGACCTTCTTACGAAGATATCACAAATGGAATGGATTTGGAAGAGAAAAAATGCGCAGTTTCTCGTACTAAAGTTGCTGCTTCCTTGATACGCGCCATCATAGTGGATAGTTCCATTCATGCTGCAGCAGGAAAACTCTTAGCTTGTGCACCTTGTATCCCCGCCTCAACAAAATGCCGGGCATCAGTGCATCCAATGCTCCACCTTCTTAATATTGCTTTACAGACAATCTCTCTGATAACAAGCAAGGATAAGCAAACATATCAAACGTTAGAGTATGAACCCATCTTATGCAGTTTTTTGAATCTAAAATTACACTTCAGAGAGAAATGTCAATAATAAGAATTGATATGCAGAAAATGATGCTGCTACAGTCCTGTCAAATTTAAGAGGTTTAACAGTTGGTCCGTATGAAAACAACCAAGGATGATGAAATGTATGATTATCAAAGTACAATGGCACCTTATGCGCTTCTGAAGTCTAAATTAACAATTAAGAACCGAATCTCAATATTGGAGAACAGAGAAGCAGGGAGGAGGGACGATTGCCAGTTCTGTTGGAATACTGAGCTGTCCTCGACAGCCCAAGGCATACAAAGCAgtcacttccatttcttgctAACTTACAAGTAGGAAAGGACAATCACTGTAGAAAGATATGGTGGTTAAGGCATCTGAGCCAAAAAATAACAGTCCAGTGAGAATGGAAAGTAGCATATGGATCATCAGATGAGTATCCACCAATTTGAAATCTTAAAATTTCACTAACACTTTATGTTCTTTCAAAACTAAAAAGTAGGGAGAGAGCATACTTATGAGTTCATATGTCACGATCATTGTTGTACCATAGAAAGACATATTTAAGAACCTAGGTGCAAACCCTCTATAAAATCCTCTCCAGCCATCTTCTTTAAGAAGTGCCCTAGTGGTCTTCATTACTGATGGTCTTCCGGCACCATAATCATCAATTACCTTCAAATAAAACCCACAAAATTAAGTATAGCAATGACGATAAACATGCATTCTGATCCTGTAGTCAGAGAATTTAAGAATGTACTGAGATTTGGTACCTGAAGCCTTGTCTTTACAGTATCTAGAGGGGTAGTAACAATTGAAGAACATGCACCAGCTACCATTCCTGCTGTAGCCTGGACAGTAACCATCTGTAAATGAGATGGTTTTTGTTGCATATCATCCCTATAACCCAGGCTCCTGAAGTCATAAAGTAAACCCAAAGAAACGTTTCAGCGTGAACGACTTCTAGATATAATAAGAGAGTGTAGCAATTATACCACCAAGACATACGTCCAGATCATGTGCTGAGCTGCCCCATATGCTCCCCACCAAAGTGCTGATGCAGGGGTTTGAGACAGAGCTGTTAATCCAAAGCCTCTATACAAACCACGAATTCCTTCAACCTTAGTAACTTTACGAACAACATCATATGGACCATTGCAAGAAGTAGTCCCTGGAAGCCCTTGAACCATTAGTCGCTGGCAGATCTGAAATGTAAACCCCAAAATTGGGGAGGAACAACATGCAGTTTTTAACAGAGTGAACAAGAAAAATTCAGAGAATCTTTTCTCGCACTCGGGTTCTACTGTTCACAAAGAACATTCTAATCAATTAACTTTCTAGGTAATAGTACAAAAACTTTCAGAACTCAAGCACCAAGACATGTTTCACTGGGTTGGTgtaaatcaaaatttcaagttcAATACTTTCTTACTTGCTTTAGGTCCTCTTTCAGTCTTCCAGTATTCTTCTCCCTCTTTTGTTTTAGGGGTGCGGGGTAGGGACGATTAGCATTAATCAGAAACACAACAAAATTCAGTTTCTGGCTGTAACTCTTCCACTCAACAAAGATTCTTCAATCTTTGATGATTTTAACAATACTTATTATGGTCTTACAACAATTGACACAAGCTAGAAGacaataaaatcagaaatcaaattaaaagaaatcttTGAATGCAGTCTTAAAAAGTAGTGTACCTACCACCTCTAAAGGGACGAAGTATACACATGAAACTATATTTGAAAACATTCCAGCAACCGCGTTTGCGATGCCAACACGA
This Coffea arabica cultivar ET-39 chromosome 3e, Coffea Arabica ET-39 HiFi, whole genome shotgun sequence DNA region includes the following protein-coding sequences:
- the LOC113738012 gene encoding uncharacterized protein isoform X2; this encodes MAVETEAVGSRPPQLALADTNIHWDRLDKTRFHVIGAILFTAQSALIHPTAVVKTRMQVAASGLSRVNGMSVFKHIIKSDGLPGIFRGFGTSAIGSLPGRVLALTSLEVSKDMMFKCTEGLDVPEATRVGIANAVAGMFSNIVSCVYFVPLEVVGTTSCNGPYDVVRKVTKVEGIRGLYRGFGLTALSQTPASALWWGAYGAAQHMIWTSLGYRDDMQQKPSHLQMVTVQATAGMVAGACSSIVTTPLDTVKTRLQVIDDYGAGRPSVMKTTRALLKEDGWRGFYRGFAPRFLNMSFYGTTMIVTYELISMLSPYFLVLKEHKVLVKF
- the LOC113738012 gene encoding uncharacterized protein isoform X3; translation: MAVETEAVGSRPPQLALADTNIHWDRLDKTRFHVIGAILFTAQSALIHPTAVVKTRMQVAASGLSRVNGMSVFKHIIKSDGLPGIFRGFGTSAIGSLPGRVLALTSLEVSKDMMFKCTEGLDVPEATRVGIANAVAGMFSNIVSCVYFVPLEVICQRLMVQGLPGTTSCNGPYDVVRKVTKVEGIRGLYRGFGLTALSQTPASALWWGAYGAAQHMIWTSLGYRDDMQQKPSHLQMVTVQATAGMVAGACSSIVTTPLDTVKTRLQVIDDYGAGRPSVMKTTRALLKEDGWRGFYRGFAPRFLNMSFYGTTMIVTYELIKRLSVKQY
- the LOC113738012 gene encoding uncharacterized protein isoform X1, whose amino-acid sequence is MAVETEAVGSRPPQLALADTNIHWDRLDKTRFHVIGAILFTAQSALIHPTAVVKTRMQVAASGLSRVNGMSVFKHIIKSDGLPGIFRGFGTSAIGSLPGRVLALTSLEVSKDMMFKCTEGLDVPEATRVGIANAVAGMFSNIVSCVYFVPLEVICQRLMVQGLPGTTSCNGPYDVVRKVTKVEGIRGLYRGFGLTALSQTPASALWWGAYGAAQHMIWTSLGYRDDMQQKPSHLQMVTVQATAGMVAGACSSIVTTPLDTVKTRLQVIDDYGAGRPSVMKTTRALLKEDGWRGFYRGFAPRFLNMSFYGTTMIVTYELISMLSPYFLVLKEHKVLVKF